A stretch of the Sorangium aterium genome encodes the following:
- a CDS encoding DUF5995 family protein, translating into MRCCIDGLNLHPTSVHDAAVVLDTVTDRLLAAGDRRAAFTDVYGIVTRAVAAQVGRRDGMFLEPAWISRLAGRFCERYLQTLGWYDRGAAQDCGAWHIAYASTASRFTPPVQNALLGFSAHINYDLIFGIHATIVEFGHGADRAMLARLKHDHDQINTLLRASVIEALARLTARHGCPLSAFFLDNAPEVAVWVSMEMLSRWRERVWDDVLALLAARDGSERAALSRGIERRSTRIAQMLALPSLHQAPHTALRLLSRAA; encoded by the coding sequence ATGAGGTGCTGCATCGACGGCCTTAATCTGCATCCGACGAGCGTCCACGATGCTGCCGTTGTTCTCGACACCGTGACGGATCGGCTCCTCGCCGCGGGTGATCGGCGGGCGGCCTTCACCGACGTCTACGGTATCGTCACGCGCGCGGTCGCGGCGCAGGTCGGGCGACGCGATGGCATGTTCCTCGAGCCGGCGTGGATCTCGCGGCTCGCGGGCCGGTTCTGCGAGCGCTACCTCCAGACGCTCGGCTGGTACGATCGGGGCGCGGCGCAGGACTGCGGCGCCTGGCACATCGCGTACGCGAGCACGGCGTCGCGGTTCACGCCCCCCGTGCAGAACGCGCTGCTCGGCTTCAGCGCCCACATCAACTACGACCTGATCTTCGGGATCCACGCGACGATCGTCGAGTTCGGGCACGGCGCCGACCGGGCGATGCTCGCGCGGCTCAAGCACGATCACGATCAGATCAATACGCTGCTCCGCGCCTCGGTCATCGAGGCGCTCGCGCGCCTCACCGCGCGGCACGGCTGCCCCCTCAGCGCGTTCTTCCTGGACAACGCGCCGGAGGTCGCGGTCTGGGTGTCCATGGAGATGCTCTCGCGGTGGCGCGAGCGGGTCTGGGACGACGTCCTGGCGCTCCTCGCCGCGCGCGACGGGAGCGAGCGGGCGGCGCTCTCCCGCGGGATCGAGCGGCGCTCCACGCGCATCGCCCAGATGCTCGCGCTGCCCTCGCTCCACCAGGCGCCGCATACGGCGCTCCGCCTCCTGTCAAGGGCCGCGTGA
- a CDS encoding succinate dehydrogenase/fumarate reductase iron-sulfur subunit, whose amino-acid sequence MRLTLHVWRQKGKYEAGRFVTYEVPDVSEHMSFLEMLDVLNQRLILKGEEPIAFDHDCREGICGMCGFMINGQAHGPLRGTTVCQLHMRHYKDGDVLWLEPWRAQAFPVVSDLAVDRSAFDRIIAAGGFVSVSTGSAPDANAIPVPKVVAERAMDAAACIGCGACVASCPNASASLFTAAKLTHLNLLPQGEPERDQRSLNMVAQMRVEGFGHCTNVGECEAVCPKEIPLDMIAKMNRDYLRATLIHRDVQAKGGTG is encoded by the coding sequence ATGCGCCTCACCCTCCATGTCTGGCGGCAGAAGGGCAAGTACGAAGCGGGCCGGTTCGTCACGTACGAGGTGCCCGACGTCAGCGAGCACATGTCCTTCCTCGAGATGCTCGACGTGCTCAATCAGCGGCTCATCCTCAAGGGTGAGGAGCCAATCGCGTTCGATCACGATTGTCGCGAGGGCATCTGCGGCATGTGCGGCTTCATGATCAACGGCCAGGCGCACGGCCCCCTCCGTGGGACGACCGTGTGTCAGCTGCACATGCGTCACTACAAGGACGGCGACGTGTTGTGGCTCGAGCCGTGGCGGGCCCAGGCGTTCCCGGTGGTAAGCGACCTCGCGGTGGACCGCAGCGCGTTCGACCGGATCATCGCGGCGGGCGGCTTCGTCTCGGTGTCGACGGGCAGCGCGCCGGACGCGAACGCGATCCCGGTGCCGAAGGTGGTCGCCGAGCGCGCCATGGACGCGGCGGCGTGCATCGGCTGCGGCGCCTGTGTCGCATCTTGTCCGAACGCGTCCGCCTCGCTCTTCACCGCGGCGAAGCTCACCCACCTGAACCTCCTGCCGCAGGGCGAGCCGGAGCGCGATCAGCGGAGCCTCAACATGGTCGCCCAGATGCGCGTCGAGGGCTTCGGCCACTGCACGAACGTCGGCGAGTGCGAGGCGGTCTGCCCGAAGGAGATCCCCCTCGACATGATCGCGAAGATGAACCGCGACTACCTGCGCGCGACGCTGATCCACCGCGACGTGCAGGCCAAGGGCGGCACCGGCTGA
- a CDS encoding DUF420 domain-containing protein, with the protein MDRAMSSHASSHLKPVGLLARTSDRSFYAFNAVLSAAALAFLAYILIIRRGAGGADLRFMPPLNAALNATAATLLVAGWFAIKRRAMVVHKYLMVSAFAASSLFLVGYLAYHFVHGDTKYQGTGPLRAVYFAVLISHIVLSAGIVPLALTSFYFAYKANFAKHAKIARVTLPLWLYVSVTGVLIYFMLRGSTPAVP; encoded by the coding sequence ATGGACCGCGCGATGTCGTCCCACGCCTCGAGCCACTTGAAGCCCGTCGGCCTGCTCGCCCGCACAAGCGACCGATCGTTCTACGCCTTCAATGCCGTGCTCTCCGCGGCCGCGCTGGCGTTCCTCGCCTACATCCTGATCATCCGGCGGGGCGCGGGCGGCGCGGATCTCCGCTTCATGCCCCCGTTGAACGCCGCCTTGAACGCGACGGCCGCCACGCTCCTCGTGGCGGGCTGGTTCGCGATCAAGCGCCGCGCGATGGTCGTGCACAAGTACCTGATGGTCTCGGCGTTCGCCGCATCGTCGTTGTTCCTCGTCGGCTACCTCGCCTATCACTTCGTCCACGGCGACACGAAGTACCAGGGCACCGGACCGCTCCGCGCCGTCTACTTCGCCGTCCTCATCTCGCACATCGTGCTCTCGGCGGGCATCGTGCCGCTCGCGCTGACGTCGTTCTACTTCGCCTACAAGGCGAACTTCGCGAAGCACGCCAAGATCGCTCGGGTGACGCTGCCCCTCTGGCTCTACGTCTCCGTCACGGGGGTGCTCATCTATTTCATGCTGCGTGGGAGCACCCCTGCAGTGCCGTGA
- a CDS encoding hemerythrin domain-containing protein yields the protein MDAIDLLVSHHRELEQRFSELKEASSVTAAQFTAAADLLATHITIEEQDFYPAVRARRTEDILLESLEEHLSIKRVLADLVALDAADETFGAKVHVLAEQLEHHHKEEEEHLFPKVRKLLDDGAREALGQQMQARMRALQQGEPRRLVLGQTDAAAPLP from the coding sequence ATGGATGCCATCGATCTCCTCGTAAGCCACCACCGCGAGCTCGAGCAGCGATTCTCCGAGCTGAAGGAGGCCTCTTCCGTCACCGCGGCGCAGTTCACCGCTGCCGCCGACCTCCTCGCCACCCACATCACGATCGAAGAGCAGGACTTCTACCCGGCGGTCCGGGCTCGCCGCACCGAGGATATCCTCCTCGAGTCGCTGGAGGAGCACCTGTCCATCAAGCGCGTGCTGGCCGATCTCGTGGCCCTCGACGCCGCGGACGAGACGTTCGGGGCCAAGGTCCATGTGCTCGCCGAGCAGCTCGAGCACCACCACAAGGAGGAGGAAGAGCACCTGTTCCCCAAGGTCAGGAAGCTCCTTGACGACGGCGCGCGCGAAGCGCTCGGGCAGCAGATGCAGGCGAGGATGCGCGCGCTGCAGCAGGGGGAGCCCCGCAGGCTCGTCCTGGGCCAGACCGACGCCGCAGCGCCCCTCCCCTGA
- a CDS encoding acyltransferase, whose protein sequence is MKNLVRFLASSDHDVARAVRHVRQQVRGFTLPAPRPIVVPMRMAFEAAREAYYFGARVLVCEPHFKSHCAQYGKGVRTGNFIHYIQGRGDILLGDNVVLDGKINFVFARRFCDRPTLRIGDNTGIGHGCRIIVGKSITIGKHCRIAGSVFILDSSGHPSDPEARKQGLPPSDAEVRPVVIEDNVWLGARSMIFPGVTVGEGSVVAAGAIVMADVPPYTVVAGNPARRVASLRTEPAPEANRADAKKHGADDAGRRSVSDSAS, encoded by the coding sequence ATGAAGAACCTGGTTCGTTTCCTCGCCTCCTCCGATCACGACGTCGCCCGCGCCGTTCGGCACGTGCGCCAGCAGGTCCGCGGCTTCACCCTGCCCGCGCCGCGGCCGATCGTGGTCCCGATGCGCATGGCGTTCGAGGCGGCGCGGGAGGCGTACTACTTCGGCGCTCGCGTGCTCGTCTGCGAGCCGCACTTCAAGTCGCACTGCGCGCAGTACGGCAAGGGCGTCCGGACGGGGAATTTCATCCACTACATCCAGGGGCGGGGCGACATCCTCCTTGGCGACAACGTGGTGCTCGACGGCAAGATCAACTTCGTCTTCGCCCGGCGGTTCTGCGACCGCCCCACGCTGCGGATCGGCGACAACACAGGGATCGGGCACGGCTGCCGGATCATCGTCGGCAAGTCGATCACCATCGGCAAGCACTGCCGCATCGCGGGGAGCGTCTTCATCCTCGATTCGAGCGGCCACCCGAGCGATCCGGAGGCCCGGAAGCAGGGCCTGCCGCCCTCGGACGCCGAGGTGCGGCCGGTCGTCATCGAGGACAACGTGTGGCTCGGGGCCCGGTCGATGATCTTCCCGGGGGTCACGGTGGGCGAGGGCAGCGTGGTCGCGGCGGGCGCCATCGTGATGGCCGATGTCCCTCCGTACACCGTCGTCGCTGGCAATCCGGCCCGACGGGTGGCATCACTGCGGACCGAGCCGGCGCCCGAGGCGAATCGAGCCGACGCGAAGAAGCACGGCGCGGACGACGCGGGGAGGCGCTCGGTCTCCGACAGCGCATCGTAA
- a CDS encoding lysylphosphatidylglycerol synthase domain-containing protein, with protein sequence MRSSTHTGTFADAPSPRPRDGDLQERPAPRLAGRARRALPFALAAALVAFVLGRLDFDAFLAALSHVDAPLFVAFAALFVLALLGADTFATVLVYRRLIAPVAFRDFLVLRGASYLPSLLNHHVGQAFITVFLARVHAVPLARVAGATLVVYASWLGCLLLLGAVAVPANGGSLAGSALLLAAGALYLAILALRPARLARTKLLAPLFEAGVRGHLVALAARIPHLLVLFAGTWLPFWFFDVRIPLGAALTYIPILMVAVTLPITPQGFGTRDVLAAALFEGFAAGATRDARLAAIAASTTTWAVALTLVEAALGLALLRGVLPHMEAKSPTDAAASVAPPSSVRDEST encoded by the coding sequence TTGCGCTCCTCGACCCACACTGGAACCTTCGCCGACGCTCCCTCACCGCGCCCGCGCGACGGCGACCTGCAGGAGCGTCCCGCGCCGCGCCTCGCGGGGCGCGCGCGCCGCGCCCTGCCCTTCGCGCTGGCGGCCGCGCTCGTCGCGTTCGTGCTCGGCCGGCTCGACTTCGACGCCTTCCTCGCCGCCCTGTCGCACGTCGATGCGCCGCTCTTCGTCGCCTTCGCCGCCCTCTTCGTCCTCGCGCTCCTCGGCGCCGACACGTTCGCGACCGTCCTCGTCTACCGCCGCCTGATCGCGCCCGTCGCCTTCCGCGATTTCCTCGTGCTCCGCGGCGCTTCCTACCTCCCGTCGCTGCTCAACCACCACGTCGGTCAGGCCTTCATCACGGTCTTCCTCGCGCGCGTGCACGCCGTGCCGCTCGCGCGCGTCGCCGGCGCGACGCTCGTCGTGTACGCGTCGTGGCTCGGCTGCCTGCTCCTCCTCGGCGCCGTCGCCGTGCCCGCGAACGGCGGGTCGCTCGCCGGGTCCGCCCTGCTCCTCGCGGCGGGCGCGCTCTACCTTGCGATCCTCGCGCTCCGCCCCGCCCGGCTCGCCCGCACGAAGCTCCTCGCCCCCCTCTTCGAGGCGGGCGTGCGCGGCCACCTCGTCGCCCTCGCCGCGCGTATCCCGCACCTCCTCGTCCTGTTCGCCGGCACCTGGCTCCCCTTCTGGTTCTTCGACGTGCGCATTCCCCTTGGAGCCGCGCTCACGTACATCCCGATCCTGATGGTGGCGGTGACGCTCCCCATCACACCGCAAGGCTTCGGCACGCGCGACGTGCTCGCCGCCGCGCTCTTCGAGGGCTTCGCGGCCGGCGCGACGCGCGACGCACGCCTGGCCGCCATCGCCGCCTCGACGACGACGTGGGCCGTGGCGCTCACCCTCGTCGAGGCCGCGCTGGGCCTGGCCCTGCTCCGGGGCGTTTTGCCCCATATGGAGGCAAAGAGCCCCACCGACGCTGCTGCCTCGGTCGCTCCCCCCTCCAGCGTCAGGGACGAATCGACATGA
- the gor gene encoding glutathione-disulfide reductase: MSKYDYDLFVIGAGSGGVRAARMAASYGARVAVAESRHLGGTCVNLGCIPKKLLVYASHYAEDFEDAAGYGWTVPGHGASGNGHAGPSFDWSTLLRNKDKEIERLNGVYERLLKNSGADIRRGHARVVDPHAVEIDGARITAERILIATGSYPWIPDLPGRELAVSSDDLFHFPTMPRRAVIVGGGYIAVELAGILHGLGAEVSLIHRGLHLLRGFDDDIRTFLAAEIQKKGLDLRLGATIESLERRGDALCATLADGTELAVDCVLYATGRLPKTKGLGLEEVGVKLDEDGAVVVDDAFQTSVPSIYALGDVISRVQLTPVAIAEAMALVKTLFRGERARVDYAGIPTAVFSQPNVGTVGLSEAQAREHHDVAIYLSTFRALKHTLSGREEKTMMKLVVDRATDRVLGVHMVGPDAGEIVQGFAVALKCGATKAQFDATIGIHPTAAEEFVTMREPLRNLERSPPMGIAPSSA; encoded by the coding sequence ATGTCCAAGTACGATTACGATCTGTTCGTCATCGGCGCCGGCTCCGGCGGCGTGCGCGCAGCCCGCATGGCCGCTTCCTACGGCGCGCGGGTCGCCGTCGCCGAGTCGCGCCACCTCGGCGGCACCTGCGTCAACCTGGGGTGCATCCCGAAGAAGCTCCTCGTCTACGCCTCGCACTACGCCGAGGACTTCGAGGACGCCGCCGGCTACGGCTGGACGGTGCCCGGCCACGGCGCCAGCGGGAACGGGCATGCCGGCCCGTCGTTCGACTGGTCGACGCTCCTCCGCAACAAGGACAAGGAGATCGAGCGCCTGAACGGCGTCTACGAGCGGCTCCTGAAGAACTCGGGCGCCGACATCCGCCGGGGGCACGCCCGGGTCGTCGATCCCCACGCCGTCGAGATCGACGGCGCCAGGATCACCGCCGAGCGGATCCTCATCGCGACCGGCAGCTACCCCTGGATCCCCGATCTCCCCGGGCGCGAGCTCGCCGTCAGCTCCGACGACCTGTTCCACTTCCCGACGATGCCGCGGCGGGCGGTCATCGTCGGGGGCGGCTACATCGCGGTCGAGCTCGCCGGCATCCTGCACGGCCTCGGGGCCGAGGTGTCGCTGATCCACCGCGGCTTGCACCTCCTGCGCGGCTTCGACGACGACATCCGGACGTTCCTTGCCGCCGAGATCCAGAAGAAGGGGCTGGACCTCCGCCTGGGCGCGACCATCGAGAGCCTCGAGCGGCGGGGCGACGCGCTCTGCGCGACGCTCGCCGACGGCACCGAGCTCGCGGTCGACTGCGTGCTGTACGCGACGGGGCGCTTGCCGAAGACCAAGGGGCTCGGCCTCGAGGAGGTCGGGGTGAAGCTCGACGAGGACGGCGCGGTCGTGGTGGACGACGCGTTCCAGACGTCGGTCCCGTCCATCTATGCGCTCGGCGACGTGATCTCGCGCGTGCAGCTCACCCCGGTGGCCATCGCCGAGGCGATGGCGCTGGTGAAGACGCTCTTCCGCGGCGAGCGCGCGCGCGTGGATTACGCCGGCATCCCGACCGCCGTCTTCAGCCAGCCGAACGTCGGCACCGTCGGCCTGTCCGAGGCGCAGGCGCGAGAGCACCACGACGTCGCCATCTACCTCTCGACCTTCCGCGCGCTCAAGCACACCCTCTCCGGGCGCGAGGAGAAGACGATGATGAAGCTCGTCGTCGACCGCGCGACCGACCGGGTGCTCGGCGTCCACATGGTCGGGCCGGACGCCGGCGAGATCGTCCAGGGGTTCGCCGTCGCGCTGAAGTGCGGCGCGACCAAGGCGCAGTTCGACGCCACGATCGGCATCCACCCGACCGCGGCCGAGGAGTTCGTGACCATGCGCGAGCCGCTGCGGAACCTCGAGCGCAGCCCCCCGATGGGGATCGCGCCGAGCTCCGCCTAG
- a CDS encoding acyl carrier protein — MAIELDQVTEIIVTLSKVPGIGPDDDIFDAGVTSILAVSLIPELEERFNVTIPDDGRFLAARTPRALTAMLRELE; from the coding sequence ATGGCGATCGAGTTGGATCAGGTGACCGAGATCATCGTCACGCTCAGCAAGGTTCCCGGCATCGGGCCTGATGACGACATCTTCGACGCAGGGGTCACCTCCATTCTTGCGGTTTCACTCATCCCCGAGCTGGAGGAGCGGTTCAACGTGACCATCCCCGACGACGGCAGGTTCCTTGCGGCCCGCACGCCGCGCGCGCTGACCGCGATGCTGCGGGAGCTCGAGTGA
- a CDS encoding GNAT family N-acetyltransferase, with protein sequence MQLERVDPVAAADEASFVLREAWPLPVLHYTADYLRWQFGFPGPAPQAVLAREGGEPAGFIGVAPRRFRFRGVTSEGYVLSFVSVRPKFQGQGLASRLYTELLAGLRATGLPIAVFVEARSAPAQRVLFKAVAAVGLELKQLTACRNHGFLPRAGAAPPRAVAAPAGALEDALAVMGACGDERVLWSAPDAAQLEHGLRDPRPRRLLLVEEAGGAVGAAAVFLSEIATARGIDRVATVDTLFLPEPTADRLAAVMRAASEAFAGEATAPVVSAPNLAIVPQEQLRPAGVRATAATFDAFVIHPKGGPWLDAETTNLEVV encoded by the coding sequence ATGCAGCTCGAGCGCGTCGATCCGGTCGCGGCGGCGGACGAAGCCAGCTTCGTCCTGCGCGAGGCGTGGCCGCTGCCGGTCCTCCACTACACGGCCGACTACCTGAGGTGGCAGTTCGGCTTCCCCGGACCGGCGCCGCAGGCGGTGCTCGCGCGCGAGGGCGGCGAGCCGGCCGGCTTCATCGGCGTCGCCCCGCGCCGCTTCCGCTTCCGGGGCGTCACGTCGGAGGGATATGTCCTCTCGTTCGTGAGCGTGCGGCCGAAGTTCCAGGGACAGGGGCTTGCGAGCCGGCTGTACACGGAGCTCCTCGCCGGCCTCCGGGCGACCGGCCTGCCGATCGCGGTGTTCGTGGAGGCGCGGTCCGCGCCCGCGCAGCGCGTGCTCTTCAAGGCGGTGGCGGCGGTGGGCCTCGAGCTGAAGCAGCTCACCGCGTGCCGGAACCACGGCTTCCTCCCCCGGGCCGGCGCCGCGCCGCCGCGGGCCGTGGCCGCGCCGGCGGGGGCCTTGGAAGACGCGCTCGCCGTGATGGGGGCGTGCGGCGACGAGCGCGTGCTGTGGTCGGCGCCCGACGCGGCCCAGCTCGAGCACGGCCTGCGTGATCCGCGGCCGCGCCGGCTGCTGCTCGTCGAGGAGGCAGGCGGGGCCGTCGGCGCCGCCGCGGTGTTCCTGTCGGAGATCGCGACCGCTCGTGGGATCGACCGGGTGGCGACGGTCGACACGCTCTTCCTGCCGGAGCCGACCGCCGATCGGCTCGCGGCGGTGATGCGCGCGGCGTCGGAGGCGTTCGCCGGGGAGGCGACCGCGCCGGTGGTGAGCGCGCCGAACCTGGCGATCGTCCCCCAGGAGCAGCTGAGGCCAGCCGGCGTGCGCGCGACGGCCGCGACCTTCGACGCGTTCGTGATCCACCCGAAGGGCGGGCCATGGCTGGACGCCGAGACGACCAACCTCGAGGTCGTCTGA
- the msrP gene encoding protein-methionine-sulfoxide reductase catalytic subunit MsrP, with translation MSKLPKEPPAGEITPPALYLRRRELLKSAALFAGTASAIGGGLVWLTGGAARLSAAGAPGGEATPLGSAAAPPGPPAAGASSSGTSSRDPFVTDEARTSYEDIVSYNNFYELGLSKSEPARNAGRLRLRPWAIACEGEVKKPEVVDLDTLLRWFPLEERVYRMRCVEAWSMVIPWLGFPLGALLRRLDPTSRARYVQFTTLLDREQLPGQRSDVLEWPYVEGLRIDEAMHPLTMLAVGLYGKTLLGQNGAPIRLVVPWKYGFKGCKSIVSIKLTERQPATSWSRAAPDEYGFYANVNPAVDHPRWSQATERRIGELRRRPTLPFNGYAEEVAGLYSGMDLRESF, from the coding sequence ATGAGCAAGCTGCCCAAGGAACCGCCCGCCGGCGAGATCACCCCTCCAGCGCTCTACCTGCGGCGGCGCGAGCTCCTCAAGAGCGCGGCGCTCTTCGCCGGCACCGCGTCGGCCATCGGCGGCGGCCTCGTCTGGCTCACGGGCGGCGCGGCGCGCCTCTCGGCGGCGGGCGCCCCCGGCGGCGAGGCCACGCCGCTCGGCAGCGCGGCCGCGCCGCCGGGGCCGCCCGCCGCCGGCGCGTCGTCCTCTGGGACGAGCTCGAGAGACCCGTTCGTTACCGACGAAGCGCGGACCTCCTACGAGGACATCGTTTCGTACAACAACTTCTACGAGCTCGGCCTGAGCAAGTCCGAGCCGGCCAGGAACGCCGGCCGGCTCAGGCTCCGCCCCTGGGCCATCGCGTGCGAGGGAGAGGTGAAGAAGCCCGAGGTCGTCGACCTCGACACCCTCCTCCGATGGTTTCCCCTGGAGGAGCGCGTCTATCGAATGCGCTGCGTCGAGGCGTGGTCGATGGTGATCCCCTGGCTCGGGTTCCCGCTGGGCGCGCTGCTCAGGCGCCTCGATCCGACCTCTCGCGCCCGGTACGTCCAGTTCACCACGTTGCTCGATCGAGAGCAGCTGCCCGGCCAGCGGAGCGACGTGCTGGAGTGGCCTTACGTCGAGGGGCTGCGGATCGACGAGGCGATGCACCCTCTCACGATGCTGGCCGTGGGCCTCTACGGCAAAACGCTGCTCGGCCAGAACGGAGCGCCCATTCGCCTGGTGGTGCCGTGGAAATACGGGTTCAAGGGGTGCAAATCGATCGTCAGCATCAAGCTCACCGAGCGGCAGCCGGCGACGAGCTGGAGCCGCGCCGCGCCGGACGAGTATGGGTTCTATGCGAACGTGAACCCCGCGGTGGATCACCCGCGCTGGAGCCAGGCGACGGAACGGAGGATCGGTGAGCTGCGCCGCCGTCCCACGCTGCCATTCAACGGCTATGCGGAGGAGGTCGCCGGCCTCTACAGCGGGATGGACCTGCGGGAGAGCTTCTGA
- a CDS encoding pirin family protein, which produces MVIRRSGERGYADHGWLQSFHTFSFADYQDPEHMGFRALRVINDDRVAPSRGFGMHPHQNMEIVTYVLEGELAHKDSMGNGSIIRPGEVQRMSAGTGVYHSEHNTSQAGPTHLLQIWIVPDRRGYTPSYEQKAFSKEERQGKLRLVASQDGREGSVTVHQDVSLFAGLFGQGEEARYELPAGRNAWVHVARGSVELNGTLLEAGDAAAIGAAGAGGAGQSLHLVGKGAGEVLLFDLA; this is translated from the coding sequence ATGGTGATCCGGCGCTCTGGCGAGCGCGGCTATGCCGACCACGGGTGGCTGCAGTCGTTCCACACGTTCTCGTTCGCCGACTACCAGGATCCGGAGCACATGGGCTTCCGTGCGCTGCGGGTCATCAACGACGACCGCGTCGCCCCGTCGCGGGGGTTCGGGATGCACCCGCACCAGAACATGGAGATCGTCACCTATGTCCTGGAGGGGGAGCTCGCGCACAAGGACAGCATGGGCAACGGGTCGATCATCCGCCCAGGCGAGGTCCAGCGCATGTCGGCGGGGACGGGCGTGTACCACAGCGAGCACAACACCTCGCAGGCGGGCCCGACCCACCTGCTGCAGATCTGGATCGTGCCGGATCGGCGCGGATATACGCCGAGCTACGAGCAGAAGGCGTTCTCGAAGGAAGAGCGCCAGGGCAAGCTGCGGCTCGTCGCCTCGCAGGACGGGCGCGAGGGCTCGGTCACGGTCCACCAGGACGTGAGCCTGTTCGCGGGGCTCTTCGGGCAAGGCGAAGAGGCGCGCTACGAGCTCCCGGCCGGTCGAAACGCCTGGGTCCACGTCGCGCGCGGCAGCGTCGAGCTGAACGGGACGCTGCTCGAGGCCGGAGATGCGGCGGCCATCGGCGCAGCCGGCGCGGGAGGAGCAGGTCAGTCGCTCCACCTCGTCGGGAAGGGCGCGGGCGAGGTGCTGCTGTTCGACCTCGCCTGA
- a CDS encoding sulfite oxidase heme-binding subunit YedZ, whose protein sequence is MRAPARTMSPPRAAAAGVPAGRKLAWLPPAVVAGGLIPLAVLGVRAGAGALGPDPVAEALNQLGLLALVLLVASLAATPVKLVSGWTFPLRIRKELGLLAFFYACAHFLTYAIVDQGLEVRAIVEDITERPFILAGFVALLALVPLAATSTARMLKRLGAARWKRLHRLAYVAAVLGIVHFFLRVKKDTTEPMIYGALLALLFAVRIASAVLRRRAAPR, encoded by the coding sequence ATGCGCGCGCCAGCGAGGACGATGTCGCCGCCGCGCGCTGCCGCCGCCGGCGTGCCGGCTGGCCGGAAGCTGGCCTGGCTCCCGCCCGCGGTCGTCGCCGGCGGGCTGATCCCGCTGGCCGTGCTCGGCGTGCGCGCCGGGGCCGGGGCGCTCGGCCCGGACCCCGTCGCCGAGGCGCTGAACCAGCTCGGCCTGCTCGCGCTCGTGCTGCTCGTCGCCTCGCTGGCGGCGACGCCGGTCAAGCTCGTGTCGGGCTGGACCTTTCCGCTGCGTATCCGCAAGGAGCTCGGGCTGCTCGCCTTCTTCTACGCGTGCGCCCACTTCCTGACCTACGCGATCGTCGATCAGGGCCTCGAGGTGCGCGCGATCGTCGAGGACATCACGGAGCGCCCCTTCATCCTCGCCGGCTTCGTCGCGCTCCTCGCGCTCGTCCCGCTCGCGGCGACGTCGACCGCGCGCATGCTGAAGCGCCTCGGCGCCGCGCGCTGGAAGCGCCTGCACCGGCTCGCCTACGTCGCCGCCGTCCTCGGGATCGTGCACTTCTTCCTCCGCGTGAAGAAGGACACGACGGAGCCGATGATCTACGGGGCGCTGCTCGCGCTGCTCTTCGCCGTGCGCATCGCGAGCGCCGTCCTGCGCAGGCGCGCGGCGCCGCGCTGA